A window of the Miscanthus floridulus cultivar M001 chromosome 14, ASM1932011v1, whole genome shotgun sequence genome harbors these coding sequences:
- the LOC136506108 gene encoding uncharacterized protein isoform X1 translates to MRRLASGGKWRWLPGSGLGRSGCGEREMQAQAGEVRMQQQFLRPGRSRCGGGVPPIPRRQQKAHLPDARSHRWTRHRPMAEFTVLHPTRMMDSLNTGMNWVIMEGLERLRPLHTRRWLITCNKRQAPKQLPVMKVGSMVLLMSSKYPNKANVAYTTLLSTDPEAIVGGVKTGSQFYKVHIDHAIAKDEPLVRPRPGCNNIGDAQAKGVSIAWPSMVVQMING, encoded by the exons ATGCGGCGGCTAGCCAGCGGAGGGAAGTGGCGCTGGCTGCCTGGCTCGGGCCTGGGCAGGAGCGGATGCGGCGAGCGGGAGATGCAAGCTCAGGCCGGGGAGGTGCGGATGCAGCAGCAATTTCTCCGGCCAGGGAGGAGCAGATGTGGTGGCGGGGTACCTCCGATTCCTCGTCGACAGCAAAAAGCACATCTTCCAGATGCTCGAAGCCATCGTTGGACGCGTCATCGTCCTATGGC AGAGTTCACTGTGTTGCACCCAACCAGAATGATGGATTCCTTGAACACAGGGATGAATTG GGTCATCATGGAGGGCCTAGAGAGACTACGACCATTGCACACCAGGAGGTGGCTTATTACATGCAACAAGCGTCAAGCACCTAAACAACTTCCTGTAATGAAG GTTGGGTCCatggtgctactaatgtcttcaaaATATCCAAATAAGGCTAATGTGGCCTATACAACTCTCTTGAGCACTGATCCAGAAGCCATTGTTGGTGGAGTTAAGACAGGAAGTCAATTCTACAAAGTGCATATCGATCATGCTATAGCAAAAGATGAGCCATTAGTGAGGCCTAGGCCTGGGTGCAACAATATTGGTGATGCTCAAGCCAAAGGAGTTTCAATTGCTTGGCCTTCGATGGTT GTTCAAATGATTAATGGTTGA
- the LOC136506108 gene encoding uncharacterized protein isoform X2: MRRLASGGKWRWLPGSGLGRSGCGEREMQAQAGEVRMQQQFLRPGRSRCGGGVPPIPRRQQKAHLPDARSHRWTRHRPMAEFTVLHPTRMMDSLNTGMNWVIMEGLERLRPLHTRRWLITCNKRQAPKQLPVMKVGSMVLLMSSKYPNKANVAYTTLLSTDPEAIVGGVKTGSQFYKVHIDHAIAKDEPLVRPRPGCNNIGDAQAKGVSIAWPSMVQMING, encoded by the exons ATGCGGCGGCTAGCCAGCGGAGGGAAGTGGCGCTGGCTGCCTGGCTCGGGCCTGGGCAGGAGCGGATGCGGCGAGCGGGAGATGCAAGCTCAGGCCGGGGAGGTGCGGATGCAGCAGCAATTTCTCCGGCCAGGGAGGAGCAGATGTGGTGGCGGGGTACCTCCGATTCCTCGTCGACAGCAAAAAGCACATCTTCCAGATGCTCGAAGCCATCGTTGGACGCGTCATCGTCCTATGGC AGAGTTCACTGTGTTGCACCCAACCAGAATGATGGATTCCTTGAACACAGGGATGAATTG GGTCATCATGGAGGGCCTAGAGAGACTACGACCATTGCACACCAGGAGGTGGCTTATTACATGCAACAAGCGTCAAGCACCTAAACAACTTCCTGTAATGAAG GTTGGGTCCatggtgctactaatgtcttcaaaATATCCAAATAAGGCTAATGTGGCCTATACAACTCTCTTGAGCACTGATCCAGAAGCCATTGTTGGTGGAGTTAAGACAGGAAGTCAATTCTACAAAGTGCATATCGATCATGCTATAGCAAAAGATGAGCCATTAGTGAGGCCTAGGCCTGGGTGCAACAATATTGGTGATGCTCAAGCCAAAGGAGTTTCAATTGCTTGGCCTTCGATG GTTCAAATGATTAATGGTTGA
- the LOC136506108 gene encoding uncharacterized protein isoform X3, with product MRRLASGGKWRWLPGSGLGRSGCGEREMQAQAGEVRMQQQFLRPGRSRCGGGVPPIPRRQQKAHLPDARSHRWTRHRPMAEFTVLHPTRMMDSLNTGMNWVIMEGLERLRPLHTRRWLITCNKRQAPKQLPVMKVQMING from the exons ATGCGGCGGCTAGCCAGCGGAGGGAAGTGGCGCTGGCTGCCTGGCTCGGGCCTGGGCAGGAGCGGATGCGGCGAGCGGGAGATGCAAGCTCAGGCCGGGGAGGTGCGGATGCAGCAGCAATTTCTCCGGCCAGGGAGGAGCAGATGTGGTGGCGGGGTACCTCCGATTCCTCGTCGACAGCAAAAAGCACATCTTCCAGATGCTCGAAGCCATCGTTGGACGCGTCATCGTCCTATGGC AGAGTTCACTGTGTTGCACCCAACCAGAATGATGGATTCCTTGAACACAGGGATGAATTG GGTCATCATGGAGGGCCTAGAGAGACTACGACCATTGCACACCAGGAGGTGGCTTATTACATGCAACAAGCGTCAAGCACCTAAACAACTTCCTGTAATGAAG GTTCAAATGATTAATGGTTGA